One candidate division WOR-3 bacterium DNA window includes the following coding sequences:
- a CDS encoding DUF554 domain-containing protein — protein sequence MLGTIVNVATVIVGSLIGIFLHTRLPKRLTQAAFNAIGIFTLFLGISMALKTHHILILVFSILPGAIVGELLKIDQVFNQAVEKLKTRFTVKADRFTEGLISAFLLFCMGSMTILGAVEEGLGRPPTLYLTKSLLDGVAAVALSAALGIGVLFSVLPLFIYQAGLTVIVRLLGQTLNPILTDELTAVGGLILIALGVNLLEIKQIKIVNLLPALAIAPLLGFLFIH from the coding sequence GTGCTTGGCACCATCGTCAATGTCGCGACCGTGATTGTCGGCAGCCTCATCGGCATCTTCCTCCACACCCGGCTGCCAAAACGCCTCACCCAAGCCGCATTCAACGCCATTGGCATCTTCACCCTGTTCCTCGGCATCTCAATGGCACTCAAAACCCACCACATCCTCATTCTCGTCTTTTCCATCCTGCCCGGTGCCATCGTCGGCGAACTGCTCAAAATCGACCAGGTCTTCAACCAGGCGGTTGAAAAACTGAAAACCCGCTTTACCGTAAAAGCCGACCGCTTCACCGAAGGGCTCATCTCCGCCTTCCTCCTCTTCTGTATGGGCTCAATGACCATCCTCGGCGCGGTTGAAGAGGGCTTGGGCAGACCGCCAACCTTGTATCTGACCAAGTCGCTCCTTGACGGTGTCGCTGCGGTCGCGCTCAGTGCTGCGCTGGGCATTGGCGTCCTCTTCTCGGTCCTGCCCCTCTTTATTTACCAGGCGGGCTTAACAGTCATCGTCCGTCTTCTCGGGCAGACCCTGAACCCAATCCTGACCGATGAACTCACCGCGGTTGGCGGGCTCATCCTTATCGCCTTGGGTGTCAACCTCCTGGAAATCAAGCAGATAAAAATCGTCAACCTCCTTCCCGCTCTTGCCATCGCCCCACTCCTCGGTTTCCTATTCATCCACTAA
- a CDS encoding TonB-dependent receptor, which produces MVLLLLVSFLTPSGVFQGQVCDATTRAPVPFAEVEVSPPGLKVLTDSLGIFQIGIGEQDDKFTVVISRVGYETRVWKDISRDKAAVFYLLPRAIPIAGVTSTSSRVGVRGAVAQPVSVILNEPTRSKGFNDAGGIISVAPGVQVNDYGNLTTVMLRGASGEQTVVMLDGVKLNSSLNNLADISLISQVVAQEVEVMQGGASALYGANPIGGVVNIKTPEPKTRRVRAGLGLGSLGRRNGNVVVSLPGMVDFLFAGGFLQADNRWRYRDNLDSVRTRLNCDISRGDLLVKTQTRFWNRHFFSLSGLLGKAERGSPGPVSFPSDSARLRDSRLMTIVGYDLQETDNARLSCRFSHQRNWQNYFNPSGYFTANDTHQIHQTGVNVNQWLAPVKWLTGNLGVEYVFEQGKSTRVGTPNRTTTAFYLEAGISGGGLELNPALRYDLLISKGQLTGGEDVSRSYGTVSPKVSLILTRFHPISLYLGANRSFRAPTFNELWWPDDGWTAGNAGLAPEFGTGIDGGLGFEITGKGRVRFGVYETRFTNLIQWMPDTSFKYQPVNIASASVKGAETDASFNFRWFGFNLRATYQVCTSGGKELPYRPRLSVNGGVWVAYLVNGEVSVAKLSLSGSSKSKRYTDANNSDSLAGFAVFDAEVDVDPVRAIYTNNKWQCLLAVGCRNVFSQQYQELKDYPLPGRSIYLEIDIGI; this is translated from the coding sequence ATGGTTCTGCTGTTATTAGTTTCTTTTCTCACCCCGTCCGGGGTGTTCCAAGGACAGGTATGCGACGCAACAACCCGAGCACCGGTGCCGTTTGCCGAAGTTGAGGTTTCTCCCCCAGGGTTAAAGGTGCTTACCGATTCACTGGGGATTTTTCAGATTGGCATCGGTGAGCAGGATGATAAATTTACCGTCGTGATATCGAGGGTGGGGTACGAAACGAGGGTGTGGAAGGATATCAGCCGTGATAAAGCGGCGGTGTTTTACCTTTTACCCAGGGCGATTCCGATTGCCGGGGTGACGAGTACTTCATCCCGGGTTGGAGTTCGGGGTGCGGTTGCTCAGCCGGTATCGGTGATTTTAAATGAGCCAACAAGGAGTAAGGGGTTTAACGATGCGGGCGGAATAATCAGCGTTGCACCCGGAGTACAGGTGAACGACTACGGTAATCTGACAACGGTGATGTTACGCGGGGCAAGTGGTGAACAGACCGTGGTGATGCTCGATGGGGTAAAGTTGAACTCAAGTCTTAACAACCTTGCTGATATCAGTTTGATTTCCCAGGTAGTTGCGCAGGAGGTTGAGGTGATGCAAGGCGGGGCTTCGGCTCTGTACGGAGCGAATCCAATTGGCGGGGTGGTGAACATCAAAACCCCGGAGCCGAAAACGCGCCGCGTAAGAGCGGGGCTGGGACTGGGTTCGCTGGGTCGGCGTAATGGTAATGTTGTAGTTTCTCTGCCAGGGATGGTTGATTTTCTCTTTGCGGGCGGATTTTTGCAGGCAGATAATCGGTGGCGATACCGGGACAATCTTGATTCCGTGCGCACCCGTTTGAACTGTGACATCAGCCGGGGTGATTTGCTGGTTAAAACCCAAACACGGTTCTGGAACCGCCACTTTTTTTCGCTTTCCGGGTTGCTGGGTAAGGCAGAGCGAGGTTCACCTGGTCCAGTCTCATTTCCTTCGGACAGTGCGCGGCTCAGGGATTCAAGGTTGATGACGATTGTCGGGTATGACCTGCAGGAAACGGATAACGCCCGGCTCAGTTGCCGTTTTTCTCATCAGCGTAACTGGCAGAACTACTTTAACCCGTCGGGTTACTTTACCGCTAATGATACCCACCAGATTCACCAAACCGGGGTTAATGTCAATCAGTGGTTGGCACCGGTCAAATGGTTAACGGGTAACCTTGGTGTTGAGTATGTTTTTGAGCAGGGAAAGAGCACAAGGGTGGGAACACCAAATCGGACAACAACCGCTTTCTACCTTGAAGCCGGAATTTCGGGTGGCGGATTGGAACTGAATCCGGCGTTGCGCTACGACCTTTTAATAAGTAAAGGACAGTTAACCGGGGGCGAGGATGTGAGCCGGAGTTATGGTACGGTGAGTCCGAAGGTTTCGTTAATCCTAACCCGATTTCATCCGATAAGTTTGTACCTCGGGGCAAACCGCTCTTTCCGTGCGCCAACTTTTAACGAGTTGTGGTGGCCCGATGATGGCTGGACCGCAGGTAATGCAGGTCTGGCGCCCGAGTTTGGTACCGGGATTGACGGTGGTTTAGGGTTTGAGATAACAGGTAAAGGACGGGTGCGCTTCGGGGTGTACGAAACGCGATTTACCAATTTGATTCAATGGATGCCGGACACCAGTTTCAAATATCAGCCGGTAAATATCGCATCAGCATCGGTCAAAGGTGCTGAGACGGATGCGAGTTTTAACTTTCGGTGGTTTGGCTTCAATCTGAGAGCAACATATCAGGTCTGTACAAGCGGAGGAAAGGAGTTGCCCTATCGACCCAGACTTTCAGTAAATGGTGGGGTATGGGTGGCATATCTGGTAAATGGCGAGGTGTCTGTAGCCAAGTTGAGCTTAAGTGGCAGTTCGAAGTCTAAACGTTACACCGATGCAAACAACAGTGACTCGCTTGCCGGTTTTGCTGTTTTTGACGCCGAGGTTGATGTTGACCCGGTTCGTGCAATTTACACAAACAACAAGTGGCAATGTTTGCTGGCAGTGGGTTGCAGAAATGTTTTTAGCCAGCAGTACCAGGAGTTGAAAGATTACCCACTACCGGGCAGGAGTATCTATTTAGAAATAGATATTGGTATATAA
- a CDS encoding phosphoenolpyruvate carboxykinase (ATP), whose translation MNQFHRRIKEILNNHTGIQHNPPRRQLIAEAVERREAIVAKPGCLATWTPADSTGRSPQDTVTVLRPESEGKIDWSSPNNLPITPETFDMLFLDALERLTAKPRLYHLDRVIGADVQYALPLRIITDRALQALFCDNMFLPIPADINCSRFAHTPFILLALPYDRLDGEKYSGRLRRLPKTGKTSTMAIAIDYDNHIGIIFGSAYCGTIKKLMFTVMNYLLPDYGILPLHCAANEGHTGDVALFLGLSGTGKTSLSADPRRKLLGDDEHGWSDNGVANFENGCYAKLINLNPEKEPDIYHACFHEAPYLEHGAIIENVLVYPDGSFDLADSRLTENSRGSYPLAFLKNIKTPAIGNHPKTIIFLTADANGVLPPVARLTREQAMFWFLMGYTSKLAGTETGIVEPKSTFSRFFGQPFMPRKPEDYTHLLGEKLKRHDTRVFLINTGWTGGPYGVGRRIDITLTREIVQAAIAGDLDNVNYETEAFFRLAIPNSCPNVSDPAILNPRNTWDNKSAYEERAKKLIAEFQNHFHRAYEGKGLDPIICRQCPGG comes from the coding sequence ATGAACCAGTTTCATCGTCGCATTAAAGAAATCCTGAACAACCATACGGGCATCCAGCACAATCCTCCGCGCCGCCAGCTCATCGCCGAAGCGGTTGAACGCCGGGAAGCAATTGTGGCAAAACCCGGGTGTCTTGCCACCTGGACTCCCGCCGATTCTACCGGCCGTTCCCCACAGGATACAGTAACGGTACTGCGCCCGGAGTCCGAAGGAAAAATCGACTGGTCCTCACCGAACAATTTGCCGATAACCCCCGAAACATTTGATATGCTTTTCCTGGATGCCCTGGAGCGACTTACCGCAAAACCACGGCTTTATCATCTTGACCGGGTGATTGGTGCTGATGTCCAATACGCCTTACCCCTGCGCATTATCACCGACCGTGCCCTTCAGGCGCTATTTTGCGACAATATGTTCTTGCCGATTCCGGCTGATATCAACTGTTCTCGCTTTGCTCATACCCCGTTTATTCTTCTCGCCTTGCCTTACGACCGGCTCGATGGGGAAAAGTACTCCGGCCGGCTCCGCCGGCTTCCAAAAACCGGCAAGACCAGTACAATGGCAATCGCGATCGATTACGACAACCATATCGGGATTATCTTCGGTTCCGCCTACTGTGGCACTATCAAAAAACTGATGTTTACCGTAATGAACTACCTATTACCCGACTACGGCATCCTCCCCTTACACTGTGCGGCAAATGAAGGACACACCGGCGATGTCGCCCTGTTTTTAGGGCTCTCCGGTACCGGCAAAACCAGCCTTTCCGCCGACCCCCGGCGTAAACTGTTAGGAGACGACGAACACGGCTGGTCGGACAATGGCGTCGCCAACTTTGAAAACGGCTGCTATGCTAAACTCATCAACCTCAATCCGGAAAAAGAGCCCGACATTTACCACGCCTGCTTCCATGAAGCCCCCTACCTGGAACATGGTGCGATTATTGAAAATGTTCTTGTCTACCCCGACGGTAGCTTCGACCTCGCGGATTCTCGTCTCACCGAAAACTCACGCGGCTCCTATCCCCTCGCCTTTCTCAAGAACATCAAAACGCCGGCAATTGGCAATCACCCAAAAACCATAATATTCCTCACCGCTGACGCCAACGGCGTTTTACCCCCGGTTGCCAGACTTACCCGGGAACAAGCGATGTTCTGGTTCTTGATGGGCTACACATCAAAACTCGCCGGCACCGAAACCGGTATTGTTGAACCGAAAAGCACCTTCTCCCGTTTCTTCGGTCAGCCCTTTATGCCTCGAAAACCCGAAGACTACACCCACCTATTAGGCGAAAAACTCAAACGCCACGACACCCGCGTCTTTCTCATCAACACCGGCTGGACCGGCGGTCCTTACGGAGTCGGGAGAAGAATCGACATCACCCTTACCCGGGAAATCGTACAGGCAGCAATCGCCGGCGACCTGGACAATGTCAACTATGAAACCGAAGCCTTTTTCCGGCTCGCCATCCCTAACTCCTGCCCCAATGTATCCGACCCCGCAATCCTCAACCCCAGAAATACCTGGGACAACAAATCGGCCTACGAAGAAAGGGCAAAGAAACTAATCGCCGAATTCCAGAACCACTTCCACCGCGCCTACGAAGGCAAAGGCTTAGACCCGATAATATGCCGGCAATGTCCTGGTGGCTAA
- the feoB gene encoding ferrous iron transport protein B has protein sequence MKSKRPIKVAIAGNPNSGKSTIFNALTGGTVAVGNWPGVTVEKHEGRSIYQGHEVIVVDLPGTYALDAWTIDERIARNFLINEKPDGVVAVVDAANLERNLYLVIQLLEIGARVVVALNMMDIARAKGIEIDINRLAQLLGVQIVPLVAARLEGIEQLRAVIHNLGREEKPTKPLRIDYGEEIERDIARIMSALPANLPENERRWQALKLLETGAAATSPSPQDRATFEQATTVAAAARAALSQRHRHDAQSAIIERRYGFIRGVLKECVRQTPKIQRSLDLSEVIDSIVLNRVLGIPLFFLMMALTFFVVFALGTPLSQLLDKLFNLLARGVATLLTNLTAPEWFTSLIADGLIISIGTVLKFIPNIIILYIILALLEDSGYMARAAFLVDKFMHAMGLHGKSFIPLLLGFGCNVPAVLSARTLEARKDRILTVLTIPLISCSARLPIYILFAGVFFNRLRFLVVFSLYLLGVLIAVATARLLRHILFRHEEAPLIMELPPYHTPTWRTVFHPAWMRTALFIRRAGYVIAPAVIVVWLLGRLPWGVPNASAQSFLGKIGNLIAPLLKPAGFGYWWSAVALLAGIVAKEIVVSTLATIHASNPQGLTGVLQANFTPLSAYAFMAFSLLYFPCVATFAAIRRELGWQLAIFTALYTLLISWVTATAIYQIGRLFI, from the coding sequence ATGAAGTCCAAAAGACCGATTAAAGTCGCCATCGCCGGCAACCCGAACTCCGGCAAAAGTACCATCTTCAACGCCCTCACCGGCGGCACGGTTGCGGTCGGCAACTGGCCCGGGGTCACGGTGGAAAAACACGAAGGTCGCTCAATCTATCAGGGCCACGAAGTCATTGTTGTTGACCTGCCGGGCACCTATGCCCTTGACGCCTGGACAATTGACGAACGCATCGCCCGCAACTTTCTCATCAACGAAAAACCGGATGGAGTGGTTGCGGTAGTTGATGCCGCCAACCTTGAACGCAACCTCTATCTTGTCATCCAGCTTCTGGAAATTGGCGCCCGGGTGGTTGTCGCCTTAAATATGATGGACATTGCCCGGGCAAAAGGAATTGAGATTGACATCAATCGCCTTGCTCAACTGCTGGGCGTCCAGATTGTACCGCTTGTCGCTGCCCGGCTTGAAGGAATCGAACAGTTGCGGGCGGTGATTCATAACCTTGGCCGGGAAGAAAAGCCCACAAAACCTTTGCGTATTGATTACGGCGAAGAAATCGAGCGTGATATCGCCCGGATAATGAGTGCCCTACCCGCAAACCTGCCGGAGAACGAGCGCCGCTGGCAGGCGCTGAAACTTTTGGAAACCGGCGCCGCGGCAACATCTCCCTCTCCTCAGGATCGTGCTACTTTTGAACAAGCGACCACCGTTGCCGCTGCCGCCCGCGCCGCTTTGAGCCAGCGCCATCGGCACGACGCCCAGAGCGCCATCATTGAACGGCGCTACGGCTTCATCCGGGGGGTATTGAAAGAGTGCGTTCGGCAAACACCAAAAATCCAACGCTCGCTGGACCTGTCAGAAGTCATCGACTCCATCGTGCTCAACCGCGTTTTGGGCATCCCGCTCTTCTTTTTGATGATGGCGTTAACCTTCTTTGTGGTCTTTGCTCTTGGGACACCTTTAAGCCAGCTCCTTGACAAACTATTTAACCTGCTTGCCCGGGGCGTAGCAACCTTGCTGACCAACCTCACCGCACCCGAATGGTTTACATCCCTGATTGCCGACGGACTCATCATCAGCATTGGCACGGTTCTGAAATTTATTCCGAACATAATCATCCTTTACATTATCCTTGCGCTGCTCGAAGACTCCGGTTATATGGCTCGGGCGGCATTTCTTGTGGACAAATTTATGCACGCAATGGGATTGCATGGCAAATCGTTCATTCCCCTTCTTTTGGGCTTTGGCTGCAATGTGCCGGCGGTTCTTTCCGCCCGGACGCTCGAAGCGCGCAAAGACCGCATCCTCACCGTTTTGACCATTCCCCTCATCTCCTGCTCTGCCCGACTGCCAATCTACATCCTGTTCGCCGGTGTTTTCTTCAACCGCCTCCGATTCCTTGTCGTGTTTTCCCTTTACCTATTAGGCGTACTCATCGCCGTTGCCACCGCCCGGCTCCTTCGCCACATCCTCTTCCGTCACGAAGAAGCACCCTTAATTATGGAACTCCCTCCCTACCACACGCCCACCTGGCGCACCGTTTTCCATCCTGCCTGGATGCGCACCGCGCTGTTCATCCGGCGCGCCGGGTATGTTATTGCGCCCGCAGTGATAGTCGTCTGGCTCCTTGGCAGACTGCCCTGGGGAGTTCCCAACGCTTCTGCCCAGAGTTTCCTCGGCAAGATTGGCAACCTTATCGCCCCGCTCTTGAAACCGGCCGGCTTCGGCTACTGGTGGTCCGCAGTAGCGCTCCTTGCCGGCATCGTGGCAAAAGAAATCGTTGTCAGCACCCTGGCAACCATCCACGCCAGCAACCCTCAAGGGTTAACCGGTGTCCTGCAGGCTAACTTCACCCCCCTTTCCGCCTATGCCTTCATGGCTTTTTCCCTGCTCTACTTTCCCTGCGTTGCAACCTTTGCCGCAATTCGCCGTGAACTTGGCTGGCAACTTGCAATCTTTACCGCACTCTACACCCTCCTCATATCTTGGGTAACCGCTACCGCCATTTACCAGATAGGCAGGCTGTTCATATGA
- a CDS encoding metal-dependent transcriptional regulator has product MLVNNNSSRFRSALGESLEDYLEAILLLGAQKRPVRVKDIAHFLGVSRPSVVNALNQLKNKGLVRHEHYGDVELTIRGQNYATTIYQRHHLLEQFLHQVLGVSARIAAQDACRLEHALSPETARRLLGFVRRIGVK; this is encoded by the coding sequence ATGTTAGTTAACAATAACTCTTCTCGTTTCCGCTCCGCTTTAGGCGAAAGCCTGGAAGATTACCTCGAAGCCATCCTGCTGCTCGGTGCCCAAAAGCGGCCGGTTCGGGTAAAAGATATCGCTCATTTTTTAGGAGTTAGTCGCCCCTCCGTTGTCAATGCCCTGAACCAGTTAAAAAATAAAGGGCTGGTGCGGCACGAACACTATGGGGATGTTGAACTCACGATCCGCGGTCAGAACTATGCCACGACAATTTACCAGCGCCATCACCTTCTCGAACAGTTTTTACATCAGGTCCTTGGGGTCAGCGCCCGGATTGCCGCGCAGGACGCTTGTCGTTTAGAACACGCCCTCTCGCCCGAAACTGCCCGGCGTCTTTTAGGATTTGTCCGACGGATTGGAGTCAAATGA
- a CDS encoding M23 family metallopeptidase, with amino-acid sequence MIPPPPKPAPGQNTKTLPYWLLIIPALIATLLALLLFRHKPSTPRVCGPEIPSPDSTYYAGAILSENEPLTHLLRRFCLPETTINAIYAALQRTDFDFRKMKPGDSVSFYYHGLNLARIDYHPNLITTYEVSFDSVHGFIAQKIIKPVDTVKYVIVGTIENSLWNSLLKMGGTPQLVVNFAEILRYDIDFFTECNNGDTFELLVDQLNVEGKTYTYGRIYAVHYKSKTENVYGFYFQDPSGRWDYYNEKGQSLRKTVLRSPLSFAKVSSYFGMRFHPILRIYRPHQGVDYVAPRGTPVSAIADGTVTMARWCGGYGNLVEIKHSGGLVSRYGHLSSYGPGIKEGRFVRQGATVGYVGATGLATGPHLHFEIRQGGKPVNPLKVIPPRAEPVAKKYQELFNETRDYYLSLINKAKNLNHQERDNTTYIPISISK; translated from the coding sequence ATGATTCCGCCACCGCCAAAACCAGCCCCGGGTCAAAACACAAAAACCCTTCCTTACTGGTTACTTATTATACCTGCCCTCATCGCCACCCTGCTTGCCCTCCTTCTGTTCCGGCATAAACCTTCAACGCCCAGAGTCTGCGGTCCGGAAATACCCAGTCCGGACTCAACCTACTACGCCGGTGCCATCCTGAGCGAAAACGAACCCCTTACCCATCTCCTGCGTCGTTTCTGCCTGCCCGAGACAACCATCAACGCCATCTACGCCGCACTACAGCGCACCGACTTCGACTTTCGCAAAATGAAACCCGGTGACTCTGTTTCTTTCTACTACCACGGCTTGAACCTCGCGCGCATCGACTACCACCCGAACTTAATTACAACTTACGAAGTATCTTTCGATTCGGTGCACGGTTTTATTGCCCAGAAAATAATCAAACCGGTTGACACCGTTAAGTATGTCATCGTCGGCACCATTGAAAACTCCCTCTGGAACTCTTTACTGAAAATGGGCGGTACCCCGCAACTTGTTGTCAACTTTGCCGAAATCCTGCGCTACGATATCGACTTCTTTACCGAATGCAACAACGGCGACACCTTCGAACTCCTTGTTGACCAGTTGAATGTTGAGGGTAAAACCTACACCTATGGCCGAATCTACGCCGTACACTACAAAAGCAAAACCGAAAATGTTTACGGTTTCTACTTCCAGGACCCATCAGGCCGGTGGGACTACTACAACGAAAAGGGCCAATCTTTGCGCAAGACCGTACTCCGTTCTCCGCTCTCCTTTGCCAAAGTGTCATCCTACTTCGGAATGCGGTTCCATCCCATTTTGCGCATTTATCGGCCCCATCAAGGTGTTGACTATGTTGCGCCGCGTGGCACACCGGTCAGCGCCATTGCGGACGGCACTGTTACTATGGCGCGCTGGTGTGGTGGTTATGGCAACCTGGTGGAAATCAAACATTCGGGCGGGTTAGTTTCACGCTATGGCCATCTATCCAGTTACGGTCCGGGTATAAAAGAAGGCAGATTTGTCCGCCAGGGCGCAACTGTAGGTTATGTCGGAGCAACCGGTCTTGCAACCGGTCCTCATCTCCATTTTGAAATTCGCCAGGGTGGCAAACCGGTCAACCCGTTAAAGGTCATTCCACCCCGGGCAGAGCCGGTTGCAAAAAAATACCAAGAACTATTTAACGAAACTAGAGATTATTACCTATCTCTAATAAATAAGGCTAAGAATTTAAACCATCAAGAACGGGATAATACTACTTATATACCAATATCTATTTCTAAATAG
- a CDS encoding FeoA domain-containing protein translates to MKKLSELAVGDWGVIQAVEGKPALRRRLETMGFIPGTRVRVSRCAPMGDPRAYELLGYCISLRQEEAEMVIVEPIKVYPLSEAPPGRFKIVGISGGRGLAQKLANLGILPDVVVARKDNGQTGPVTVEIQGQMVQIGRGMARRITVIAETDEVQKTD, encoded by the coding sequence ATGAAAAAACTGAGTGAACTTGCCGTGGGCGACTGGGGTGTTATCCAGGCGGTAGAAGGAAAACCGGCACTCCGGCGCCGGCTGGAAACAATGGGCTTTATTCCGGGGACCCGGGTCCGGGTTTCCCGTTGTGCACCGATGGGCGACCCCCGCGCCTATGAACTTTTGGGTTACTGTATCTCGCTCCGTCAGGAAGAGGCAGAAATGGTGATTGTAGAACCGATAAAAGTTTACCCATTAAGCGAAGCACCCCCGGGCAGATTTAAAATTGTTGGGATTTCCGGCGGCCGCGGCTTAGCCCAGAAACTTGCCAACCTCGGGATTCTGCCTGATGTGGTTGTTGCCCGAAAAGACAACGGGCAAACCGGTCCCGTTACGGTTGAAATTCAGGGGCAGATGGTCCAGATCGGTCGAGGAATGGCGCGGCGCATAACAGTAATTGCCGAAACCGATGAAGTCCAAAAGACCGATTAA
- a CDS encoding nitroreductase family protein, translating to MEFYEVVNRRFSVRAYKSDPVPDEVLNRILEAGRRAPSAKNYQPWKFIVVKDAAVRQALVPACRNQAFIAQAPVVICGCAIEELAWKKMGGYWSAAVVDVAIALEHIILAATAEGLGTCWIGAFKEEEVRKVLGIPDGVKPVALTPLGYPAQEPKPQERKPLAEIVCFDRYQ from the coding sequence ATGGAATTTTATGAGGTGGTGAATCGGCGTTTTAGCGTGCGGGCGTACAAGAGCGACCCGGTGCCGGATGAGGTTTTGAACCGCATCCTTGAGGCAGGAAGAAGGGCACCATCAGCAAAGAACTATCAGCCCTGGAAGTTTATCGTGGTGAAGGACGCAGCGGTGCGTCAGGCGCTGGTGCCGGCGTGCCGGAATCAGGCGTTCATCGCTCAGGCACCGGTGGTCATCTGCGGCTGCGCCATTGAGGAGCTGGCGTGGAAAAAGATGGGTGGTTACTGGTCAGCGGCGGTGGTTGATGTCGCCATCGCGCTGGAGCATATCATCCTCGCGGCAACGGCGGAAGGTTTAGGCACCTGCTGGATTGGCGCATTTAAGGAAGAGGAGGTGCGTAAGGTGCTGGGAATTCCCGATGGGGTGAAGCCGGTGGCGCTGACACCATTGGGTTATCCGGCACAGGAGCCCAAGCCCCAGGAGCGAAAGCCGCTTGCCGAGATTGTCTGTTTTGACCGCTACCAGTAG
- the rimI gene encoding ribosomal protein S18-alanine N-acetyltransferase: MDRQDKKEPILIRQMTEADLDQVMAIETRTFPNPWRRSFFASDIFRPDALCIVAEAGTGVVGYLIAWGRQELHIANIAVAAAFRRQKIGTRLMETALQYARHQGADSVYLEVRISNTGAQQFYRRFGFVPTYIRRGYYENGEDAIVMELEVG, from the coding sequence ATGGACCGGCAAGACAAAAAAGAGCCCATCCTGATCCGGCAGATGACCGAAGCGGACCTTGACCAGGTGATGGCGATTGAAACCCGGACCTTTCCCAACCCCTGGCGCCGTTCCTTCTTCGCCTCAGACATATTTCGACCGGATGCGCTCTGTATTGTCGCCGAAGCCGGCACTGGCGTTGTCGGCTACCTCATCGCCTGGGGCCGCCAAGAGCTCCACATCGCCAACATCGCGGTTGCTGCTGCTTTCCGGCGCCAAAAAATCGGCACCCGTCTGATGGAAACCGCACTTCAATACGCCCGGCATCAAGGTGCCGACTCGGTCTACCTTGAGGTCCGTATCTCCAACACCGGCGCCCAGCAGTTCTACCGCCGATTTGGCTTTGTCCCAACCTACATCCGCCGGGGCTACTACGAAAACGGCGAAGACGCCATCGTTATGGAACTTGAAGTTGGGTAA